ACGCCGAGGCCGAGGCCGATTCCTGATCCGCCCGGCGAGGCCCGTCGGCGAGCTCCGGCTCCCGGGGGGCCTCGCTGCTGGTGGGGGCCCGCCGGAAGTCACTCACGGGTAACGCACCGCGAGTCGCTCGGTCGCCCGCTGATCGCGCGTGGCACGATGGGCACGTGAACAGCGCCCAGAACAGCACCAACGGCAGCCGTGACGGTGCGGGGTGGACCGCGGTCACGTCCATCCCGCTGTCCGAAGAGGGCACTGCTCCTGATGGGCAGTCCATCGGCTCGTTGGTCCGCGATGCCACGACGCACCTGTCCACTCTGGTCAGGTCCGAGGTGGAGCTGGCCAAGACCGAGCTCGCCGGCGAGATGAAGAAGGCCGTCAAGGGCAGCGTCTACTTCATCCTCGCGCTGACCGTGCTCGCCTTCAGCATGTTCT
This portion of the Saccharopolyspora antimicrobica genome encodes:
- a CDS encoding phage holin family protein, with the translated sequence MNSAQNSTNGSRDGAGWTAVTSIPLSEEGTAPDGQSIGSLVRDATTHLSTLVRSEVELAKTELAGEMKKAVKGSVYFILALTVLAFSMFFLFFTLAEGLAQLGLWRWAAFGIVFLLMLVVAGLMAFLGYLRVRKIRAPKRTIESLKETSQLAKRHKEEEPTHSA